Proteins encoded in a region of the Tripterygium wilfordii isolate XIE 37 chromosome 21, ASM1340144v1, whole genome shotgun sequence genome:
- the LOC119989036 gene encoding lysine-specific demethylase JMJ25-like — MVPKEQHIGGHIDYKMQRIEESSTVVRHTTRRRVRKILQCENHLLKSKRGKRRMNKSYPVKIKTSSKKIKLTRELEFPMEGMVIPKKRRSALSIKKCLTDVEMDKKEDTTMTQRSLDEKLLNLHGSMTTSSCSSSSSSSSSCLSLFVYSRGFDSGHKRRVRNVKVKKDNHRKCHQCMRSGRKPVVVCKNCEKKVYCTQCIQQWYPRMSVKDISKLCPFCSKNCNCNMCLHSSGLIKTLKRDISRSKKERHLHHFIKSLLPFLKQICEEQAMETRTESAIRGISHANFEIPQTVCYNDERVYCDYCATSIVDLHRSCPKCSYELCLRCCQEIRERGFSTRAELTFQYVNRGFDYMHGGDPLANYCHSESAQIYIEPVMWNAENDGSITCAPKELDGCGDCVLELKCILPLGWISKLENSAEVLLRKSSSGQRLLASKCDEDGKEMLQRAASRKSSNDNYLYYPTWSSTQKDEGLLCFQKHWDKGEPVIVRDVLEATSGLSWEPMVMWRALCENMDPLTSSKTSEVKAIDCLACCEVEINTRQFFEGYTEGRRYVNLWPEMLKLRDWPPSDKFEDVLPRHCDEFISALPFQEYSNPRDGVLNLAVKIPAGILEPDMGPKTYIAYGVSEELGRGDSVTKLHCDMSDAVNILTHTADPKLSEEQCLAIERLKKKHEEQDEREHQMHDWLMHPSECDETQKISDGEMGSRFSNCCKEENPDKTVGALWDIFRREDVPKLEAYLIKHCKEFRHSYCSPVLKVFHPIHDQCFYLSSRHKQQLKEEYGVEPWTFHQRIGEAVFIPAGCPHQVRNLKSCTKVAADFVSPENIGECLRLTEEFRRLPVNHRAREDKLEIKKMIVYAIDKAIEDLQAILYEPSNK; from the exons ATGGTTCCTAAGGAACAACACATAGGCGGTCATATTGATTATAAGATGCAGAGAATTGAAGAATCCTCAACAGTTGTTCGTCACACTACTAGGAGAAGGGTTCGGAAGATCCTGCAATGTGAAAATCATTTGCTCAAGTCAAAGAGGGGAAAAAGGCGAATGAATAAATCATACCCTGTTAAGATAAAAACTTCATCCAAGAAAATAAAGTTAACCCGAGAACTGGAATTCCCAATGGAGGGCATGGTAATTCCAAAGAAACGTAGGAGTGCCTTGAGCATAAAAAAGTGTCTTACTGATGTAGAAATGGATAAAAAGGAAGATACCACAATGACCCAAAGAAGCTTAGACGAGAAATTGTTGAATCTTCATGGTTCCATGACTACTTCCtcgtgttcttcttcttcttcgtcttcttcttcttgtttgtcACTTTTTGTGTATAGTAGAGGCTTTGATAGTGGTCACAAACGCAGGGTGAGAAATGTCAAG GTTAAAAAAGACAATCATCGAAAGTGTCATCAGTGCATGAGAAGTGGAAGAAAACCTGTTGTTGTTTgcaaaaactgtgaaaaaaaaGTATATTGTACTCAATGTATCCAACAATG GTATCCTCGGATGTCTGTAAAAGACATTTCGAAGTTATGCCCATTTTGTAGTAAAAATTGCAACTGCAACATGTGTTTGCATTCTAGTGGGTTGATTAAG ACATTGAAGAGGGACATTAGCCGTAGTAAAAAAGAGAGACATTTGCATCACTTCATCAAATCATTGCTTCCATTTCTAAAACAAATATGTGAAGAGCAAGCAATGGAGACACGTACAGAATCTGCCATAAGAG GGATATCACATGCAAACTTTGAGATTCCACAGACGGTTTGTTATAATGATGAACGGGTCTACTG cGATTATTGTGCAACTTCAATTGTTGACCTACATCGCAGTTGTCCGAAATGTTCTTATGAACTCTGTCTCAGATGTTGTCAAGAAATTCGAGAAAGGGGTTTTTCAACTCGTGCTGAACTAACGTTCCAATATGTGAACAGAGGCTTCGACTATATGCATGGTGGAGATCCTCTAGCAAATTATTGTCACTCTGAAAGTGCTCAAATTTATATTGAGCCAGTGATGTGGAATGCTGAGAATGATGGAAGCATCACCTGTGCCCCTAAGGAGCTGGATGGTTGTGGGGATTGTGTGTTGGAGCTCAAATGTATTCTACCCTTGGGGTGGATTTCAAAACTGGAAAATTCTGCGGAAGTTTTGTTGAGGAAGAGCAGTTCTGGGCAGAGACTCTTAGCTAGCAAATGTGACGAGGATGGAAAAGAAATGTTGCAAAGGGCCGCTTCTCGAAAATCATCTAATGACAACTACTTGTATTATCCTACTTGGAGCAGTACTCAAAAGGATGAAGGGCTTCTGTGTTTTCAAAAGCATTGGGATAAAGGTGAGCCAGTTATAGTTCGTGACGTTCTCGAAGCAACATCCGGTTTGAGCTGGGAACCGATGGTCATGTGGCGTGCATTATGTGAAAACATGGATCCATTGACTAGCTCTAAGACGTCCGAAGTGAAGGCTATTGATTGCCTAGCTTGTTGTGAG GTGGAGATAAACACCCGCCAGTTTTTTGAAGGCTACACGGAAGGAAGAAGATACGTTAACTTGTGGCCTGAGATGCTAAAGTTGAGAGACTGGCCACCTTCTGACAAGTTTGAAGATGTTTTGCCCCGCCATTGTGATGAATTTATCAGTGCATTGCCATTTCAAGAGTACAGCAATCCGAGGGATGGTGTGCTCAACCTTGCTGTGAAGATTCCAGCCGGTATCTTGGAACCAGACATGGGTCCCAAAACTTATATTGCTTACGGTGTTTCGGAAGAGCTAGGAAGAGGGGACTCTGTCACAAAGCTTCACTGTGATATGTCAGATGCA GTGAATATACTGACACACACAGCAGATCCAAAATTAAGTGAAGAGCAATGCCTTGCCATtgaaagattgaagaagaaacaTGAAGAACAAGATGAGAGAGAGCATCAAATGCATGATTGGTTAATGCACCCCTCTGAATGTGATGAAACACAGAAAATCTCTGATGGTGAGATGGGATCTAGATTCTCCAATTGCTGCAAAGAAGAAAATCCCGACAAGACCGTCGGTGCTTTGTGGGATATTTTTAGAAGGGAGGATGTTCCCAAGTTAGAGGcctaccttataaaacattgtaaagAATTTAGGCACTCATACTGTTCCCCAGTATTAAAG GTCTTTCATCCAATCCATGATCAATGCTTCTATCTTAGTTCGAGGCACAAACAACAGCTGAAAGAGGAATATG GAGTGGAGCCATGGACCTTTCACCAAAGGATTGGAGAGGCTGTATTTATTCCGGCGGGGTGTCCACACCAAGTTAGAAATCTCAAG TCTTGCACGAAAGTGGCTGCGGACTTTGTCTCCCCGGAGAACATTGGAGAGTGTCTCCGCCTCACTGAAGAGTTCCGTCGACTTCCTGTGAATCACAGGGCTAGAGAAGACAAGCTTGAG